Proteins encoded within one genomic window of Geotalea daltonii FRC-32:
- a CDS encoding transporter gives MPARGKTITACVWVALMLLSANSFCAESPPPGKGKNRPPEQDREITSTKKGNEKKATAKADEAKKEMRTEATRTHIHEPPVGQPGEARTPDIAPIFDQPGVLTPKGTLVLEPSFQFSNSSSNRVALSGYTIIPSFTIGLIDVRNVNSNTYVVSLGARYGITNRVEFEARVPYVYRSDSTSFEPTTDPNTGNRIPASVFTADGNNMGDVEFGPRFQLNQPGGNGPYFIANLRVKSITGKDPFEVPTATNVTSPSGVPLQTELPTGSGFWGIQPGISAIFSSDPAVFFGTVSYMWNMARKVPGQGRMDPGDTIGFNFGIGVALNEKSSFSIGYDHIVLGKPKIDGTEIPGSIITQVGSLLFGFSYKLTEKTSANFSIGAGLTPAASNVQLTLRLPTSFLLTGK, from the coding sequence ATGCCTGCTCGTGGAAAAACCATTACCGCCTGCGTCTGGGTGGCTTTGATGTTGCTGTCTGCAAATTCGTTTTGCGCAGAGTCTCCCCCCCCCGGCAAAGGAAAAAACCGGCCGCCGGAACAGGACCGGGAAATCACCTCCACCAAAAAAGGAAATGAAAAGAAGGCAACTGCCAAAGCAGACGAGGCGAAAAAAGAAATGCGCACCGAGGCAACTAGGACGCATATTCATGAGCCGCCGGTTGGGCAGCCTGGAGAAGCGCGGACGCCGGATATAGCTCCGATCTTCGATCAACCGGGGGTACTGACCCCCAAGGGAACGCTGGTCCTGGAGCCATCATTCCAGTTCTCCAATTCCTCCTCCAACCGTGTGGCACTGAGCGGCTATACTATCATTCCCTCCTTCACCATCGGGCTCATCGATGTGCGGAACGTCAACAGCAATACCTACGTCGTCTCCCTGGGAGCACGCTACGGCATCACCAACCGGGTAGAATTCGAAGCCAGGGTCCCCTACGTCTACCGTTCCGATTCCACCTCGTTCGAACCGACTACCGATCCCAATACGGGCAACCGGATACCGGCAAGTGTGTTCACCGCCGACGGGAACAATATGGGTGACGTCGAATTCGGTCCCCGTTTTCAGCTTAACCAGCCGGGGGGAAACGGTCCCTATTTCATCGCCAACCTGCGGGTAAAATCCATCACCGGCAAGGATCCCTTCGAGGTTCCCACCGCGACCAACGTGACCAGCCCATCGGGGGTACCGTTGCAGACGGAACTTCCCACGGGGTCGGGCTTCTGGGGCATCCAACCGGGGATCAGCGCCATCTTTTCTTCCGACCCGGCAGTATTTTTCGGCACCGTGAGCTACATGTGGAATATGGCGAGAAAGGTCCCGGGCCAAGGCAGAATGGACCCGGGGGACACCATCGGCTTCAACTTCGGTATCGGTGTGGCACTCAACGAAAAATCCTCCTTCAGCATCGGCTACGACCATATCGTCCTGGGCAAGCCGAAGATCGACGGCACCGAAATTCCCGGCTCGATCATCACCCAGGTGGGGAGCCTTCTCTTCGGCTTTTCCTACAAGTTGACCGAAAAAACATCGGCCAATTTCTCCATAGGCGCAGGACTGACGCCGGCCGCCTCCAATGTGCAGTTGACCTTGAGGCTTCCCACCAGTTTCCTGCTCACGGGAAAGTAG
- a CDS encoding ABC transporter ATP-binding protein codes for MPQPDEYAVSLRNLEKRFGDFAAVDRISLDVGKGEIFGFLGPNGAGKSTTIRMLCGILPPSDGSGTVAGFDVINETESIKKNIGYMSQRFSLYEDLTVEENIDFYSGIYRIAPEKRQVRKDWVIRMAGLESHRNSPASVLSGGWKQRLALGCAILHEPPIVFLDEPTSGVDPASRRNFWDLIYRMAGEGTTVFVTTHYMDEAEYCDRLGLIYRGQLIALGTPAQLKTEFMTEEVIELKCHGAQELMEEVEALDGVKHAALYGNGLHVVTVDGEKSISAISALLAGKGIAADRLEKIVPSLEDVFVSLIEMRDRQESPQREFSR; via the coding sequence ATGCCACAGCCGGATGAATATGCCGTGTCCCTGCGCAACCTGGAAAAGCGCTTCGGCGACTTTGCCGCCGTGGACAGGATCAGTCTCGACGTGGGGAAGGGGGAGATCTTCGGCTTTCTGGGACCGAACGGCGCCGGTAAATCCACCACCATCCGTATGCTCTGCGGCATCTTGCCTCCCAGTGACGGATCGGGAACCGTTGCCGGTTTCGACGTCATCAACGAGACCGAGTCCATCAAGAAGAACATCGGCTATATGAGCCAGCGGTTTTCCCTCTACGAAGACCTGACAGTCGAGGAAAATATCGACTTCTACAGCGGCATTTACAGGATTGCGCCCGAAAAACGGCAGGTGCGCAAGGATTGGGTCATCAGGATGGCCGGGCTGGAATCCCACCGCAATTCCCCTGCTTCAGTCCTTTCCGGAGGCTGGAAGCAGCGGCTGGCACTTGGCTGTGCCATTCTCCATGAGCCCCCCATCGTCTTTCTCGACGAACCCACCTCCGGTGTGGACCCGGCAAGCCGCCGCAATTTTTGGGATCTCATCTATCGCATGGCCGGAGAAGGCACAACCGTCTTCGTCACCACCCATTACATGGACGAAGCTGAGTACTGCGACCGCCTGGGCCTCATCTATCGGGGCCAACTGATTGCACTGGGAACACCCGCCCAGCTGAAGACGGAGTTCATGACGGAAGAGGTCATCGAGCTGAAATGCCATGGGGCACAGGAACTGATGGAGGAAGTGGAGGCTCTGGACGGGGTGAAACATGCCGCCCTTTACGGCAACGGCCTGCATGTGGTGACCGTTGACGGGGAAAAGTCCATTTCAGCTATCAGTGCACTGCTTGCCGGGAAAGGGATTGCCGCCGACCGGCTGGAGAAGATCGTGCCCTCCCTGGAGGATGTGTTTGTTTCCCTGATCGAGATGCGGGACCGGCAGGAGTCTCCCCAGCGGGAGTTCAGCCGGTAA
- a CDS encoding sigma 54-interacting transcriptional regulator, with amino-acid sequence MPRQSPRIKAILPAKLDTSSSKIETEIIDLGLDGAYLKVLPPAFRDKIPLNTKVLLQYDLFGQGLFEHRGNIVRKDGLGYGVQFAGIDRMTKNKLWQLIAGNFDNTGSCPFCGESYGLLPPVCKSCGWQLDFNPPGYLDYHERTCLLNRVNGNLAKFDLDQLQKVSGFIDTDILKLKGNDDLDQFVGTGKAMLDVFANIRKVAPTDLTVLILGESGTGKELTAQAIHERSPRKDKPFVAINCAAIPDNLLEAELFGHEKGAFTGAHTTKKGKFEYADNGTIFLDEIGDMPSNLQAKLLRFLQDKIVERVGTVGGKKVNVRVIAATNRDLSVAIAEGKFRSDLYYRLDEFAINLPPVRERGEDTLILAKYFLNKFSREGGLAKTFTKEAIDVINNYDWPGNVREIINKVRRSIVMATGRYVTPADLMLDVAKVEDGAGNSDLSSAVAVLEKEKIKEVFKSCNYNISTAAKLLGVSRPTLYRRMKIYGIE; translated from the coding sequence ATGCCGCGACAGAGTCCCAGGATAAAAGCGATTCTTCCCGCAAAGCTCGACACCTCTTCATCAAAAATTGAGACAGAAATTATCGATCTTGGACTCGATGGTGCCTATCTCAAGGTTTTACCTCCTGCTTTCCGCGACAAGATCCCATTGAACACCAAGGTCCTGTTGCAGTACGACCTTTTTGGTCAGGGACTTTTCGAGCATCGGGGAAACATTGTCAGAAAGGATGGCCTGGGCTACGGAGTGCAATTTGCCGGCATCGACCGCATGACAAAAAACAAGCTTTGGCAGCTCATTGCCGGAAATTTCGACAACACGGGGAGCTGTCCCTTCTGCGGTGAAAGTTATGGCCTTCTGCCGCCGGTATGCAAAAGTTGCGGCTGGCAGCTGGATTTCAATCCCCCTGGTTATCTTGACTACCATGAAAGGACCTGTCTGCTGAACAGGGTAAACGGCAACCTTGCAAAATTCGATCTGGACCAGCTGCAAAAGGTCTCCGGTTTTATCGATACGGATATCCTCAAGCTGAAAGGGAACGATGACCTTGACCAGTTTGTCGGCACCGGCAAGGCGATGCTGGATGTTTTTGCCAATATCCGCAAGGTGGCGCCCACCGATCTCACGGTGTTGATTTTGGGCGAAAGCGGTACCGGCAAGGAACTCACCGCCCAGGCGATCCACGAAAGAAGCCCACGCAAGGACAAGCCGTTCGTGGCGATAAACTGTGCCGCAATCCCGGATAATCTCCTGGAAGCCGAGCTGTTTGGTCACGAAAAGGGTGCTTTCACCGGTGCACATACCACGAAGAAGGGAAAATTCGAATATGCCGACAACGGCACGATCTTTCTCGACGAGATAGGGGACATGCCTTCCAACCTCCAGGCCAAGCTGCTGCGCTTCCTGCAGGACAAGATCGTGGAAAGGGTCGGCACCGTCGGCGGAAAAAAAGTGAACGTAAGGGTTATTGCCGCCACCAACAGGGATCTCAGCGTGGCCATTGCCGAAGGCAAATTCCGCAGCGACCTTTACTACCGCCTTGACGAATTCGCCATCAACCTGCCACCGGTACGGGAAAGGGGGGAGGATACCCTGATACTGGCTAAATATTTCCTGAACAAGTTTTCCCGGGAGGGGGGGCTGGCGAAGACCTTTACCAAGGAAGCCATCGATGTCATCAATAATTACGACTGGCCGGGAAATGTCAGGGAGATAATCAACAAGGTCAGACGGTCCATCGTCATGGCTACGGGCAGATATGTGACCCCGGCGGATCTGATGCTGGACGTGGCGAAGGTTGAGGACGGAGCAGGCAACAGCGATCTGAGCAGTGCCGTGGCCGTTCTGGAGAAGGAGAAGATAAAAGAGGTGTTCAAAAGCTGCAACTACAACATCTCTACGGCTGCCAAGCTGCTGGGGGTGAGCCGCCCCACCCTCTATCGGCGGATGAAAATCTACGGCATAGAGTGA
- a CDS encoding ABC transporter permease translates to MKIQRIKAVARKEFLHVFRDWRSLGMGIAIPMIMLFLFGYALTLDVDRVPLIVWDQSNSPASREFVSGFTGSHFFALQGHAAGYQEIEQAIDDRSALIALVVPRDFARSIEAGKTVAVQAILDGSDPNTATFALGYAEAVTGSFSRKVVLERLNRMGMPPSRAGIDIRPRVWFNSDMVSKNYIFPGLIAIVMMVIASLLTSLTIAREWENGTMEQLLATPVTGPELILGKLTPYFAIGLLDLILCVIVGEFFFAIPLRGSLVLLFALSLLFLLGALGLGMLISIVTKSQLVASQLALVATMLPAFLLSGFIFPIENMPVPIQFVTRLVSASYFVVLIRGIYLKDVGLNILAVETTFLAVFCLAVIALSVARLKKKIE, encoded by the coding sequence ATGAAGATACAGCGCATCAAGGCCGTTGCCCGAAAAGAATTTCTCCATGTCTTCCGCGACTGGCGCAGTCTGGGTATGGGCATTGCCATACCCATGATCATGCTTTTTCTTTTCGGCTATGCCCTGACCCTGGATGTGGACCGGGTTCCACTTATCGTCTGGGACCAGAGCAATAGTCCTGCCAGCCGGGAATTTGTCAGTGGTTTTACCGGTTCGCACTTTTTTGCCCTGCAGGGCCATGCTGCCGGTTACCAGGAGATAGAACAGGCTATAGATGACCGCTCGGCGCTGATTGCCCTTGTTGTTCCCCGCGACTTCGCCCGTTCCATCGAAGCGGGAAAAACCGTGGCGGTGCAGGCCATACTTGACGGCAGCGATCCCAACACCGCCACCTTTGCCCTGGGTTATGCCGAGGCCGTCACCGGCAGCTTCTCCCGCAAGGTGGTCCTGGAGAGACTCAACCGAATGGGGATGCCTCCGTCCCGTGCCGGGATAGACATAAGGCCGCGGGTTTGGTTCAACAGCGACATGGTCTCCAAGAACTACATTTTTCCCGGCCTCATCGCCATAGTCATGATGGTGATCGCCTCCCTGCTTACCTCACTGACCATAGCCAGGGAATGGGAAAACGGTACCATGGAGCAGCTCCTGGCGACGCCGGTGACAGGTCCCGAGCTGATCCTGGGCAAACTTACGCCCTACTTTGCCATCGGCCTCCTTGACCTCATCCTCTGTGTCATCGTCGGCGAGTTCTTCTTTGCCATCCCGCTCCGGGGGAGCCTGGTGCTGCTTTTCGCACTGTCGCTTCTCTTCCTGCTGGGGGCTCTGGGGCTCGGCATGCTGATCAGCATCGTCACCAAGAGTCAGCTGGTCGCTTCCCAACTGGCCCTGGTGGCGACCATGCTCCCCGCCTTTCTTCTTTCGGGATTCATCTTCCCCATCGAGAACATGCCGGTCCCGATCCAATTCGTTACACGCCTGGTATCAGCCAGCTATTTCGTCGTGCTCATCAGGGGGATTTACCTGAAGGATGTGGGGCTGAACATTCTTGCGGTGGAAACCACTTTTCTTGCCGTCTTTTGCTTGGCGGTCATAGCCCTTTCGGTGGCGAGGCTGAAGAAGAAGATAGAATAA
- a CDS encoding ABC transporter permease — MLERLKAMLIKEFIQVLRDRRMRFIIFVVPAVQTIVFGYAVNTDVRNVATAVYDLDNTRESRELVARFVSSGYFNVKEYIARESRVRDLVDRGKAKAVLRIDSGFGRTLGAGNTAPVQLILDGTDSNTAGIVLSHAVRIAARYSEDLQAGQLARSSGRVQSPGGVHLESRAWFNSNLESRNFYVPAVITNIVFIITMLLSSMAIVREKEIGTIEQIIVTPIRKTEFILGKTIPFVIIGFIDVGLISAVGAYWFDVPIRGSFTLLFAATGLFLMSSLGIGLLISTVSRTQQQAMMSAFMVIFPAMLLSGFAFPIENMPTPVQWLTLLNPIRYYLVIIRGIFLKGTGMDILWPQLAALAVLGLVILLFSVRRFRKTLS, encoded by the coding sequence ATGCTGGAACGGCTCAAAGCCATGCTGATCAAAGAGTTCATCCAGGTGCTGCGGGATCGCCGCATGCGCTTCATCATCTTTGTGGTGCCGGCGGTGCAGACGATAGTTTTCGGCTATGCCGTAAATACCGATGTGAGGAATGTGGCGACGGCCGTCTATGACCTGGACAACACCAGGGAGAGCCGGGAGCTGGTGGCCCGCTTCGTTTCCTCCGGATATTTCAATGTTAAGGAATACATAGCCCGCGAGAGCAGAGTGCGGGATCTGGTTGATCGTGGCAAAGCGAAGGCGGTGCTGCGCATCGACAGCGGCTTCGGCCGGACCCTTGGCGCCGGCAATACCGCTCCGGTGCAGCTGATACTCGATGGTACCGACTCCAACACGGCCGGTATCGTCTTAAGCCACGCGGTCAGGATTGCCGCCCGTTATAGTGAGGATCTACAGGCAGGACAGCTGGCCAGGAGCAGCGGCCGCGTGCAGTCTCCTGGCGGCGTGCACCTTGAGAGCCGGGCCTGGTTTAACAGCAACCTGGAGAGCCGCAATTTTTATGTGCCTGCGGTCATCACCAATATCGTCTTCATCATTACCATGCTTCTTTCCAGCATGGCCATCGTCCGGGAAAAGGAGATCGGCACCATTGAGCAGATCATCGTCACCCCCATCAGGAAGACCGAGTTTATCCTCGGCAAAACAATTCCTTTTGTCATAATCGGTTTTATCGATGTGGGACTTATCTCGGCAGTTGGCGCCTACTGGTTTGATGTACCGATCAGGGGCAGTTTCACACTTCTCTTTGCTGCCACCGGGCTTTTTCTCATGAGCTCCCTCGGCATCGGGCTTCTCATCTCAACTGTCAGCCGGACCCAGCAGCAGGCCATGATGAGCGCCTTTATGGTCATCTTTCCCGCAATGTTGCTGTCGGGTTTTGCCTTTCCCATCGAGAACATGCCCACCCCTGTCCAGTGGCTGACCTTGCTCAATCCGATCCGCTATTACCTGGTGATCATTCGCGGTATTTTTCTCAAAGGAACGGGCATGGATATCCTCTGGCCACAGCTTGCAGCCCTTGCTGTTCTCGGCCTGGTAATCCTTCTCTTTTCCGTGCGGCGCTTCCGCAAGACGCTCTCCTGA
- a CDS encoding C39 family peptidase: MKHSILPVAFFALLPILFVISPVEAGTIVVPGVTGGAFTVKVTSIKEARFRTTVHQQYDFSCGSAALATLLTYNYEEPVTEQEVFKAMFDKGNKEKIRREGFSLLDMKNYLEENGYKAAGYKVTLDRLSQIGVPAIVLINIRGYKHFVVVKGVSAKSVLVSDPAVGAKTIPRAEFESTWNGLIFIILNKKNVAKNYFNRDREWHVKEKAPLGLALSPSELASVTLMLPGVLR; the protein is encoded by the coding sequence ATGAAGCATTCCATATTACCCGTTGCCTTTTTTGCATTGCTACCCATTCTTTTTGTGATATCGCCGGTCGAGGCGGGTACCATAGTGGTCCCCGGCGTGACCGGCGGTGCTTTTACCGTGAAGGTGACGAGTATAAAAGAAGCGCGTTTCCGTACCACGGTCCACCAGCAGTACGACTTCAGCTGTGGATCGGCGGCGCTGGCAACGCTGTTGACCTATAATTACGAAGAGCCCGTTACGGAACAGGAAGTATTCAAGGCCATGTTCGACAAGGGGAATAAGGAGAAGATCCGTAGGGAAGGCTTTTCATTGCTGGATATGAAGAATTACCTGGAGGAGAATGGCTACAAAGCTGCCGGGTACAAGGTAACCCTCGACCGGCTGTCGCAGATCGGCGTGCCGGCCATTGTGCTGATCAACATCAGGGGGTACAAACATTTTGTGGTGGTCAAGGGGGTTTCGGCAAAGTCGGTACTGGTCTCGGACCCGGCCGTTGGGGCCAAGACCATTCCCCGGGCCGAGTTTGAATCCACCTGGAACGGACTGATTTTCATCATATTGAACAAGAAAAATGTAGCTAAAAATTACTTCAACCGCGATCGAGAATGGCATGTCAAGGAGAAAGCGCCACTGGGCTTGGCCTTGAGCCCCAGCGAGCTTGCCAGCGTGACCTTGATGCTGCCGGGAGTATTGCGATGA
- a CDS encoding ABC transporter ATP-binding protein gives MDAIKIDNLTKRFDAMIAVDGLTLTVSRGELFGLVGSDGAGKTTTMRMLAGIMDPSSGDAWIMDRHAGREGESLKGSIGYMSQRFGLYPDLTVLENIHFFADIHGLPQKGRQEKIDRLLAFSNLTPFKKRRAGNLSGGMKQKLGLACALIHTPQVLFLDEPTNGVDPVSRRDFWRILYQLLKDGVTIFVATAYLDEADRCNRVGLIHKGKLVACGTPQELKQLMPGGILEVHTGNARACLQILHRKLEGYQVGLFGDRLHIVSETPEKTQLLVQDLLGGEGVEIVSIRQIEPSLEDIFISVIGEEDVHATAG, from the coding sequence ATGGATGCCATCAAGATCGACAACCTGACCAAACGCTTCGATGCCATGATTGCCGTTGATGGCCTGACACTCACCGTCTCCAGAGGGGAATTGTTCGGCCTGGTCGGTTCCGACGGGGCGGGGAAAACCACCACCATGCGCATGCTCGCCGGTATCATGGATCCAAGCTCTGGTGATGCATGGATCATGGACAGGCATGCGGGGCGGGAAGGTGAGTCCCTTAAAGGGAGCATTGGATACATGAGCCAGCGTTTCGGACTGTATCCCGACCTGACGGTGCTGGAAAACATCCATTTCTTCGCTGATATCCACGGCTTGCCACAAAAGGGGCGGCAGGAAAAAATCGACCGGCTGCTGGCCTTCAGTAACCTCACCCCGTTCAAAAAACGTCGCGCCGGTAATCTTTCCGGGGGCATGAAGCAGAAGCTGGGGCTGGCATGCGCCCTGATCCATACGCCGCAGGTACTTTTCCTGGACGAGCCGACCAATGGCGTCGACCCGGTTTCGCGGCGCGATTTCTGGCGCATTCTTTACCAGCTGCTCAAGGATGGCGTGACCATCTTCGTCGCCACCGCTTATCTGGATGAGGCTGACCGGTGCAACAGGGTGGGGCTGATCCACAAGGGAAAGCTGGTCGCATGCGGCACTCCCCAGGAGTTGAAACAGCTGATGCCGGGGGGGATTCTTGAAGTGCACACCGGCAATGCTCGCGCCTGTTTGCAGATTCTGCACCGGAAGCTGGAGGGTTACCAGGTCGGACTGTTCGGCGATCGTCTGCACATTGTCAGCGAAACCCCGGAGAAGACGCAGCTCCTGGTGCAGGACCTGCTAGGGGGCGAGGGTGTCGAAATTGTCAGCATTCGGCAGATCGAACCGTCCCTGGAGGATATATTTATTTCCGTCATAGGGGAAGAGGACGTCCATGCCACAGCCGGATGA